A single Cucumis melo cultivar AY chromosome 4, USDA_Cmelo_AY_1.0, whole genome shotgun sequence DNA region contains:
- the LOC103489957 gene encoding protein JINGUBANG-like — protein MEFHLQQTDLWTSMEEQTKSIDLPQNTAVLPDPIHFPNSPSRPSAASVPAPWAMSPAPPPSTNHQHFVYHCIASLHRPDGNILSIAMTKEFIFAGSESGRIESWKLPECTGVGFIKARSGEVGAMFGSGRMVVSCHGDYRVRIWEVKMGNKRLKAKKISTLPSKRSFLVVRKSSRRLQYHTDCISCLAYNDADKLLYTGSWDSTVKAWKISENRCVDSFVAHEGHVNAILINQEDGCVFTCSSDGSVKIWRRVFGESSHILTMILKFQLSPVNALALSLSSFSSSSSLKPYNFLYSGSSDGLINFWEKESSSSRYNHGGFLQGHHFGVLCLVTVKDLILSGSEDTTIRVWRREEIGNNEFVHSCISVIEGHHGPVRCLAAATEMDNMGNMLVCSGSLDQTFKVWRLKLFAPQLKKEIVEICGNHNPVLSPSWVEKRKLQGDDYYY, from the exons ATGGAATTCCACCTCCAACAAACCGATCTCTGGACTTCCATGGAAGAACAAACAAAAAGCATCGACTTACCACAAAACACCGCCGTATTACCCGACCCCATTCACTTTCCTAATTCTCCATCCAGGCCCTCCGCGGCATCCGTCCCAGCTCCATGGGCCATGTCCCCAGCACCTCCACCTTCGACAAACCATCAACATTTCGTTTACCACTGCATAGCGTCGCTCCACCGGCCTGACGGCAACATACTGTCGATTGCAATGACAAAGGAGTTTATATTCGCGGGGTCGGAGAGTGGGCGGATTGAGTCGTGGAAGCTGCCGGAGTGCACCGGAGTTGGGTTTATAAAGGCTAGGTCCGGTGAAGTTGGGGCAATGTTCGGGAGTGGGAGGATGGTGGTTAGTTGTCATGGGGATTATAGAGTTCGGATTTGGGAAGTGAAAATGGGAAATAAGAGATTGAaagcaaaaaagatttcaactTTGCCATCAAAACGCTCTTTTTTGGTGGTGAGAAAGAGTAGCCGGCGGCTGCAATATCATACTGATTGTATTTCTTGCCTGGCTTACAATGATGCTGATAAGCTTCTCTATACTG GTTCGTGGGATAGCACAGTGAAAGCATGGAAGATCTCAGAAAATCGATGTGTAGATTCATTTGTTGCCCATGAAGGCCATGTAAATGCAATCCTCATAAATCAAGAAGATGGCTGTGTTTTCACTTGCTCTTCTGATGGCTCTGTCAAGATTTGGAGAAGGGTTTTCGGAGAAAGCTCTCATATTTTAACCATGATTCTCAAGTTCCAACTCTCTCCGGTCAACGCCCTCGCTCTAAGCCTCTCATCCTTCTCCTCGTCATCGTCGCTGAAACCCTACAACTTTCTCTACTCTGGTTCTTCGGACGGCCTCATCAACTTCTGGGAGAAGGAGAGCTCCTCGAGTAG GTACAACCATGGAGGGTTCTTACAAGGTCATCACTTTGGAGTTCTATGCTTAGTAACAGTGAAAGATTTGATTCTGAGTGGTTCTGAAGACACGACCATAAGGGTTTGGAGAAGAGAAGAAATAGGGAATAATGAGTTTGTTCATTCGTGCATTTCAGTGATCGAGGGCCACCACGGACCAGTACGGTGCTTGGCGGCGGCGACCGAGATGGATAATATGGGGAATATGTTGGTTTGCAGTGGTAGTTTGGATCAGACATTCAAGGTATGGAGACTCAAGCTTTTTGCTCCACAGTTGAAGAAGGAGATTGTTGAAATATGTGGGAATCATAACCCTGTTCTTTCTCCTTCTTGGGTGGAGAAGAGGAAGCTTCAAGGggatgattattattattag
- the LOC103489958 gene encoding protein MODIFIED TRANSPORT TO THE VACUOLE 1: MDSSRRAVESYWRSRMIDAATSDEDKVTPVYKLEEICEVLRSSHVSIVKEFSEFILKRLEHKSPVVKQKALRLIKYAVGKSGVEFRREMQRNSVAVRQLFHYKGQPDPLKGDALNKAVRDTAHEAISSIFAEEDNKPAPSENLNRRIQGFGNSNYEPPSEDKKSFLSEVVGLGSASIKQGLSNFAQGHSSRKNGTSSHRGINLQRSLTTEMEYDNRYEPVEYGRETLGTARSTTSGTWNQDSRVSNGSPSSGSSESKTREDRLLDTIATAGGVRLQPTRDSIQAFLVEAVKLDALALSNALETKLKSPSWQVRFKALCILESIVRRNDDDHFSIVTSYFSENQEAVIGCSESPQASLREKASKVMPLLDGGKGVPSMNVSEKSLPSNTSSTIQMPDLIDTSDAGDYSGTNKSVEVENLSSTPLVDDLFGDGLNTVTSTSELKNDDDPFSDVSFHTIETRENPDDLFSGMNFDNNQVSNENKKPALEQKNEPGVFDIFGSSSEPAVQEHARKDVNDLMSGLSIHEDTLKSKDKGDSKDSLSESLFSASGQPNHQNPVSQDSLNGIYSSPMAGTNMNAAFFPGMTYLPSGMMFNPAFSSQPMAYAASGNFFTQQQLLSAMSNYQQFGNPNLQSNSGGGVGSGGYSSPLPDIFQPNLAAQSSTSVMNSSKKEDTRAFDFISDHVAAARDPKRVV, encoded by the exons ATGGATTCGAGTCGGAGAGCTGTAGAGTCGTACTGGAGGTCGCGAATGATTGATGCGGCGACTTCGGATGAGGACAAGGTTACGCCCGTGTACAAATTGGAAGAGATTTGTGAGGTTTTGAGATCTTCGCATGTCAGTATTGTCAAGGAGTTTTCTGAATTTATTTTGAAGAGGCTTGAACATAAGAGCCCGGTTGTCAAACAGAAG GCTCTTAGGTTGATAAAGTATGCAGTTGGGAAGTCGGGTGTGGAATTCCGAAGGGAAATGCAGAGGAACTCTGTGGCTGTCCGCCAATTATTTCATTACAAGGGACAACCGGACCCTCTTAAAGGTGATGCACTCAATAAAGCTGTGAGGGATACTGCTCATGAGGCCATTTCTTCTATCTTTGCTGAAGAGGACAACAAGCCTGCACCATCTGAGAATCTTAATCGTCGAATTCAAGGTTTTGGCAATTCAAATTATGAACCGCCATCAGAAGATAAAAAATCATTTCTTAGCGAGGTAGTTGGTCTAGGCAGCGCATCAATCAAGCAAGGTCTAAGTAATTTTGCTCAAGGTCATTCATCAAGAAAGAATGGCACTAGTAGCCACCGGGGTATCAACCTTCAGAGGTCATTGACTACTGAAATGGAGTATGATAATAGATATGAACCAGTCGAATATGGCCGTGAGACTCTGGGGACAGCAAGGAGTACTACTAGTGGAACTTGGAACCAGGATTCTAGGGTAAGTAATGGGAGCCCTAGTTCTGGTTCTTCGGAGAGCAAAACTCGAGAGGATAGGTTACTGGACACCATTGCAACAGCAGGTGGTGTACGTTTACAACCAACTCGGGATTCCATTCAAGCATTTCTTGTGGAAGCTGTAAAGTTAGATGCATTGGCGCTGAGTAATGCTCTTGAAACAAAGCTTAAATCCCCATCATGGCAG GTTCGTTTCAAAGCTCTCTGCATCCTTGAGTCGATTGTTAGGAGAAATGACGACGATCATTTTTCAATTGTGACATCTTATTTCAGTGAAAATCAAGAAGCAGTGATTGGATGTTCTGAATCTCCCCAAGCATCTCTTAGGGAAAAAGCTAGCAAG GTTATGCCACTTTTAGATGGAGGTAAAGGGGTTCCCTCCATGAATGTTTCCGAGAAGTCTCTACCAAGCAACACCAGTTCCACCATTCAGATGCCAGACTTAATAGACACTAGCGATGCAGGTGATTACAGTGGAACAAACAAATCCGTAGAGGTGGAAAACTTGTCAAGTACCCCATTGGTTGATGACTTATTTGGAGATGGCCTAAACACTGTCACAAGCACCAGCGAACTAAAGAATGATGATGACCCCTTTTCCGATGTCTCATTTCATACAATTGAAACTAGAGAAAATCCAGATGATCTGTTTTCTGGGATGAATTTTGATAATAATCAGGTTTCTAATGAAAATAAAAAGCCTGCCTTGGAGCAGAAAAATGAACCTGgagtttttgatatttttggaTCAAGTTCTGAACCTGCAGTACAAGAACATGCTAGGAAAGATGTTAATGACTTAATGAGTGGTTTGTCCATTCATGAAGATACCTTGAAGAGCAAGGATAAAGGAGATTCTAAGGATTCACTGTCTGAATCTTTATTCTCGGCTTCTGGTCAACCCAACCATCAGAATCCGGTTTCTCAAGATTCTTTAAATGGCATCTACAGTTCACCAATGGCTGGGACAAATATGAATGCCGCATTTTTCCCTGGAATGACTTATCTTCCCTCAGGCATGATGTTCAATCCAGCCTTTTCTTCTCAGCCAATGGCTTATGCTGCCAGCGGAAACTTCTTTACTCAACAACAATTATTATCAGCCATGTCCAATTACCAACAGTTTGGAAACCCCAATCTCCAATCAAACAGTGGTGGTGGTGTAGGTAGTGGAGGATATTCGTCTCCCCTTCCAGACATATTCCAGCCGAATCTTGCAGCACAATCATCTACTTCTGTGATGAATAGTTCAAAGAAGGAAGATACCAGGGCGTTTGATTTTATCTCG GACCATGTTGCAGCTGCTCGAGATCCAAAGCGGGTAGTCTGA